TTCCGAAAGCACGGGATGACCACGATCTTCGGCAACCCGGGTTCCACCGAGCTGCCGATGCTCGCGGACTTCCCGGCCGACTTCCGCTACGTGCTGGGCCTGCAGGAGGCGGTGGCGGTGGGGATGGCGGACGGGTTCGCGCAGGCGTCCGGACGCGTGACGCACGTGAACCTGCACACGGCTCCCGGCCTGGGCAACGCGATGGGCGCGATCTTCAACGCGCAGGCGAACAAGTCGCCG
This portion of the Thermoleophilaceae bacterium genome encodes:
- a CDS encoding thiamine pyrophosphate-binding protein: MREAAFELFRKHGMTTIFGNPGSTELPMLADFPADFRYVLGLQEAVAVGMADGFAQASGRVTHVNLHTAPGLGNAMGAIFNAQANKSPLLVTAGQQVRAQVTLQANLTNKDATRVPHPYVKWSHEPLRAQDVVPALAR